One Myxococcaceae bacterium JPH2 DNA window includes the following coding sequences:
- a CDS encoding cell wall protein, which yields MSVDKAFREMIRNEIEVQLKPLRDVVSRLEAGTSDLDALRSVAERLAPLAQVVGPLFGGNAAAAAVKPVKRGPGRPARTAAPAPVAVSGKRRGRKPATADGARSCAIMGCGKPSRTKGYCAAHYQKLRMLEKTNRRPSAWVDYAPADSVEDIKLPRGRAASKALAAAAQGNG from the coding sequence ATGTCGGTTGACAAGGCGTTCCGAGAGATGATTCGTAACGAGATCGAGGTCCAACTCAAGCCGCTGCGCGATGTGGTTTCGCGTCTGGAGGCTGGGACCTCGGACCTGGACGCGCTGCGCAGCGTGGCCGAGCGGCTGGCGCCCCTGGCGCAGGTCGTGGGCCCCCTGTTCGGTGGCAACGCGGCGGCGGCGGCGGTCAAGCCGGTGAAGCGTGGCCCGGGTCGTCCGGCTCGCACGGCGGCTCCGGCCCCGGTCGCGGTGTCGGGCAAGCGTCGCGGCCGCAAGCCGGCCACGGCGGACGGCGCGCGCTCGTGCGCCATCATGGGCTGCGGCAAGCCCAGCCGGACCAAGGGCTACTGCGCGGCCCACTACCAGAAGCTCCGGATGCTGGAGAAGACCAACCGCCGCCCGTCCGCTTGGGTGGACTACGCGCCGGCGGACAGCGTGGAAGACATCAAGCTGCCGCGGGGTCGGGCCGCCTCCAAGGCGCTGGCCGCGGCCGCTCAGGGTAACGGCTAG